In the Setaria italica strain Yugu1 chromosome VI, Setaria_italica_v2.0, whole genome shotgun sequence genome, one interval contains:
- the LOC101755599 gene encoding disease resistance protein RPM1, which translates to MEATALSVGKSVLDGALGYAKSAVAEEVALQLGIQRDHAFIRDELAMMQAFMRAAHDERDNHDVLMTWVKQVRDVAYDAEDCLQDFSVHLHKPSWWRLPRTLQERRRIAKQMKELRARVEDVSQRNLRYQLIKSAGSKPVTSAEQSSITAAAIFGIDDARRAAKNDNSKVDLVHLINTPGEDLRVIAVWGTSGDLGQTSIINAAYENPDIKKKFSCRAWVRISHPFNPNDFIQSLVRQFRSAVGVDVLLETKKTGKELAEEFSGYLSENSFLIVLNNLSTFEEWNGVKACLPPNHKKGSRIIVCSLQVEVASLCAGQECQALELKQFSAHQTIYAFYEKDCQDQIKIPVVVSSSDESISTNVALKHQSKGGNEIKVFTKSLTHIKTMASALEESQLIGRQKEKTDIINLISNPSNQEFAVISVWGMGGLGKTTLIKDVYESQKLVGVFEKHACVTVMRPFILKEFLKSLIMQLNVQSSEKKGAIDFAHGARNTAPIMMGVEALIKELARLLEGKKCLIVLDDLSSIEEWDNIFGSFPKLDSSCRIIVTTREESIAKHCSEKQENIYKLKVLDCKDAQDLFTRKVFKEDKDLDKHPELIEEAKMILKKCNGLPLAIVTIGGFLAKQQKVAVEWRKLNEHISAELEMNLELGAIKTILGKSYDGLPYHLKSCFLYTSIFPEDHKIRRRRLIRRWSAEGYSREIRDKSPEEVVDNYFMELIERSMILPSQLSVNSRKGIDSCQVHDLMREISISKSTEENLVFRMEEGCSSNAQGTVRHLVISTNWEADKSEFENKVDLSRIRSLTVFGKWRSFFISEKMRFLRVLDLEGTSGLVSHHLEHIGKLLHLRYLSLRGCDNIFHLSDSLGNLKQLETLDISETAILKLPKTITKLKKLQYLRAGAVGKDDDSLNAFEELPKVVNNRPCICMGWLLGFCMACCAPQLLKEVMDVDSDMNRCDVCTQCCCWFFPILMASEGPTWMPRGIGKLKSLRTLGLVNLAWDKAILRDIKGLTQLRKLAVTGINKENSQEFCSVIANLSCLESLLVQAWGMPGLHGCLEGLASAPKTLQSLKIYGNLVKLPGVQGLPNLVKLVLRSSRILEHEPALQVLGKLPNLVSLRLWAKSFQVDDLRFTFHPEAFPSLIVLELNDIDGLKSVEFEEGAMLQLERLDFRGKLEETNTGMFSGLPLLRSLKEFMLDSKTYKHTFMEDLQGQLGANPNGPALKRW; encoded by the exons ATGGAGGCGACGGCGCTGAGCGTGGGCAAGTCCGTGCTGGATGGAGCGCTTGGCTACGCCAAATCCGCTGTCGCGGAGGAGGTGGCCTTGCAGCTCGGGATCCAGCGCGATCATGCTTTCATCAGGGACGAGCTCGCGATGATGCAAGCCTTTATGAGGGCTGCGCACGACGAGCGGGACAACCATGACGTGCTCATGACCTGGGTGAAGCAAGTCCGAGACGTGGCCTACGATGCGGAGGACTGCCTCCAGGATTTCTCTGTTCATCTCCACAAGCCATCTTGGTGGCGCCTTCCTCGCACGTTGCAAGAGCGGCGCCGCATCGCCAAGCAGATGAAGGAGCTGAGGGCCAGAGTTGAGGACGTGAGCCAGAGGAACCTGCGCTACCAGCTCATCAAGAGCGCTGGCTCCAAGCCGGTCACTTCTGCTGAGCAGTCAAGCATTACAGCTGCAGCGATATTCGGCATCGATGATGCACGGCGTGCTGCGAAGAATGACAACTCAAAAGTGGACCTGGTCCACCTGATCAACACACCGGGCGAGGATCTTAGAGTGATCGCAGTGTGGGGAACCAGTGGTGATCTTGGGCAGACATCCATCATCAACGCGGCCTACGAGAATCCAGATATCAAAAAGAAGTTTTCGTGCCGGGCATGGGTAAGGATCTCGCATCCCTTTAATCCGAATGACTTCATCCAAAGCTTAGTGAGGCAGTTCCGATCAGCCGTGGGGGTCGATGTTCTGTTGGAGACCAAGAAGACAGGAAAAGAGTTGGCAGAGGAGTTCTCTGGATACCTAAGCGAGAATAGTTTCCTGATTGTGCTTAATAACCTGTCCACCTTTGAAGAGTGGAATGGGGTTAAAGCATGTCTGCCGCCGAACCACAAGAAAGGGAGTCGAATCATAGTTTGCAGCCTACAAGTTGAAGTTGCAAGCTTGTGTGCAGGGCAAGAATGCCAAGCGTTGGAGCTTAAGCAGTTCTCCGCTCATCAGACTATTTATGCTTTCTACGAGAAG GATTGTCAAGATCAAATAAAAATACCAGTGGTAGTGTCCAGCTCAGATGAATCAATAAGTACTAATGTAGCACTGAAACATCAATCTAAAGGTGGCAATGAGATAAAGGTATTCACAAAAAGCCTTACTCACATCAAAACTATGGCAAGTGCTTTGGAGGAATCACAACTTATTGGTCGgcagaaagaaaaaactgataTCATCAACCTCATTTCAAATCCATCTAATCAAGAGTTTGCGGTGATCTCAGTATGGGGAATGGGTGGTCTTGGGAAAACTACTCTGATCAAAGATGTTTATGAAAGTCAAAAGCTTGTTGGTGTGTTTGAGAAGCATGCTTGTGTTACAGTGATGCGCCCTTTCATTCTTAAGGAGTTCCTGAAGAGCTTAATTATGCAACTAAATGTACAATCTTCCGAAAAGAAAGGAGCAATAGATTTTGCACATGGTGCAAGAAACACAGCCCCAATAATGATGGGAGTTGAAGCATTAATAAAAGAGTTAGCTAGGCTTCTTGAAGGGAAGAAGTGCTTGATTGTTCTTGATGATCTTTCATCAATAGAAGAATGGGATAATATATTTGGAAGCTTCCCTAAATTAGATAGTTCATGCCGGATTATAGTGACCACAAGGGAAGAGAGTATAGCAAAACATTGTTCAGAGAAACAAGAAAACATATACAAGCTCAAAGTTCTTGACTGCAAGGATGCACAAGACCTCTTCACAAGAAAG GTATTTAAGGAGGACAAAGATTTGGACAAGCATCCTGAATTGATTGAAGAAGCAAAAATGATCTTGAAGAAGTGCAATGGTCTTCCCCTTGCAATAGTTACCATCGGTGGCTTCTTGGCGAAGCAACAAAAAGTAGCCGTAGAGTGGAGGAAATTGAACGAGCATATTAGTGCTGAATTGGAAATGAACCTGGAGCTTGGGGCCATAAAAACAATTCTTGGTAAAAGTTATGATGGTCTTCCATATCATCTTAAGTCTTGTTTCCTATATACATCCATCTTCCCTGAAGATCACAAGATTAGACGAAGACGTTTGATACGACGGTGGAGTGCAGAAGGTTACTCAAGGGAGATTCGAGATAAGTCCCCAGAAGAAGTAGTTGACAACTACTTCATGGAACTAATAGAGAGGAGCATGATCCTACCTTCTCAGCTATCAGTTAATAGTAGAAAAGGAATTGACTCTTGCCAAGTCCATGATCTCATGCGTGAGATTAGCATCTCAAAGTCAACAGAAGAAAATCTCGTTTTTAGAATGGAGGAAGGTTGCAGCTCAAACGCCCAAGGCACAGTTCGCCACCTTGTCATAAGCACCAACTGGGAAGCAGATAAGAGTGAGTTTGAGAACAAAGTGGATCTGTCCCGCATACGCTCGTTAACAGTGTTTGGGAAGTGGAGGTCCTTTTTCATTTCTGAGAAGATGAGGTTCTTGCGTGTGCTGGACTTGGAAGGCACGTCAGGTCTGGTTAGTCATCACCTAGAGCATATTGGGAAGCTTCTTCACCTCAGATACCTTTCTCTAAGGGGATGTGATAATATTTTTCACCTATCAGATTCGTTGGGTAATCTAAAGCAACTAGAAACACTAGATATTTCAGAGACAGCGATTTTAAAGCTGCCCAAGACCATCACCAAGCTCAAGAAGCTACAATATCTTCGTGCTGGGGCTGTTGGAAAGGACGATGATTCATTAAATGCGTTTGAAGAACTGCCAAAAGTAGTGAATAACAGGCCATGCATTTGTATGGGTTGGTTGCTAGGATTTTGCATGGCATGTTGCGCACCTCAACTTCTTAAAGAGGTTATGGATGTGGATAGTGACATGAATAGGTGTGATGTATGCACTCAGTGTTGCTGCTGGTTCTTCCCTATTCTGATGGCAAGCGAAGGTCCAACTTGGATGCCAAGAGGGATAGGGAAACTAAAATCCCTGCGCACATTGGGTCTTGTGAATCTTGCATGGGACAAAGCAATTCTACGGGACATAAAAGGACTGACCCAGTTGCGCAAGTTAGCTGTGACTGGCATCAACAAGGAAAACAGCCAGGAGTTCTGTTCAGTCATTGCCAATCTCAGCTGCCTGGAATCTTTGCTAGTGCAGGCATGGGGGATGCCAGGTTTGCATGGCTGTTTGGAGGGCTTGGCCTCCGCTCCAAAAACACTCCAGAGCCTCAAGATATACGGTAATTTGGTCAAATTGCCAGGGGTCCAGGGGCTCCCGAATCTTGTGAAGTTGGTTCTAAGGAGCTCTAGAATACTGGAGCACGAACCTGCACTCCAAGTTCTTGGGAAGCTACCGAACCTGGTCAGCTTACGTCTGTGGGCGAAGTCGTTCCAGGTTGACGACCTCCGTTTCACCTTCCATCCGGAGGCATTCCCGAGTCTGATAGTGCTGGAGCTAAATGACATAGATGGCCTGAAATCGGTGGAGTTTGAAGAAGGGGCAATGCTTCAGCTTGAGCGGCTGGATTTTCGTGGCAAGCTTGAAGAAACCAACACAGGGATGTTTTCCGGGCTACCATTGCTCCGGAGCCTCAAGGAATTTATGCTGGACAGCAAAACTTATAAGCACACTTTCATGGAAGACCTGCAGGGCCAGCTTGGTGCCAATCCAAATGGACCCGCTTTGAAGAGGTGGTGA
- the LOC105914647 gene encoding uncharacterized protein LOC105914647, with product MERDHYGYVKFVKMQSMPVLFNEKPSFSELVARAREELHCHGDDSIAVEGVFHLGFPPNILRKMIPIGCANQWENYVRSAMKCQFQSLDVVVRRVLVDPIPHRFSPLMGHQAHFDPPVPEPDMDVEVAPIVPHAQSAPNELVGDASQTHDVVTDPPHEIPWTQNHPRDNPDNVNVPPVAVQVHYGDGFCGSNSVEIMNDLEAYEMGMALDSDDDRPVGELIESDVEMLRHIFPGRRDPRVHEFCDLAHSDQTCAEGHDDELLKAPDVGPNIVIAKGRVFKDLPALKRWLQAFAVIRKRPYKVLHSYAERCYTVVCDKERCPWRVCARKQKVIEKWKITKVVGPHNCADHVLTLKHRQLTSTLIAKRLMGILKGEPNMKVRTIIRTVEALYGGYVITYGKAWRAKQRAWKMIYGDWEDGYEQLPVLFNAIKVVNPGMHYEYIPKPNA from the exons ATGGAAAGAGATCACTATGGATATGTTAAGTTTGTTAAAATGCAAAGCATGCCTGTGTTATTCAATGAGAAGCCTTCATTTAGTGAGTTGgttgcaagggctcgggaggagctacATTGCCATGGAGATGATAGTATCGCAGTGGAGGGTGTATTTCACCTAGGTTTCCCTCCCAACATCCTAAGGAAGATGATCCCAATTGGGTGTGCAAACCAATGGGAGAACTATGTGAGATCGGCTATGAAGTGCCAGTTCCAAAGTTTGGACGTGGTTGTGCGTCGGGTGTTAGTTGATCCCATCCCTCATAGGTTTTCCCCACTAATGGGTCATCAGGCACACTTCGACCCTCCCGTCCCAGAACCTGATATGGATGTGGAGGTTGCACCTATAGTTCCCCATGCTCAATCTGCCCCCAATGAGCTAGTTGGAGATGCTAGTCAGACTCATGATGTTGTGACAGATCCTCCTCATGAGATCCCTTGGACACAGAATCATCCAA GAGACAATCCTGACAATGTGAATGTGCCCCCTGTTGCTGTGCAAGTGCACTATGGAGATGGATTTTGTGGctccaatagtgttgaaattatgAATGATTTGGAGGCATATGAGATGGGAATGGCTCTTGACTCCGATGATGATCGTCCTGTTGGAGAGCTGATAGAGAGTGATGTTGAGATGCTGAGGCATATCTTTCCCGGCCGCCGTGATCCAAGAGTTCACGAGTTCTGCGATCTTGCTCATTCCGATCAGACGTGTGCAGAAGGAcatgatgatgagctcctaaAAGCTCCTGATGTCGGCCCTAACATAGTAATTGCGAAGGGTAGGGTATTCAAGGACCTTCCTGcattgaagaggtggttgcaGGCATTTGCAGTGATACGAAAGAGACCTTACAAGGTcttgcattcatatgcggagcgctgttacacagttgtgtgtgacaaggaacgctgcccatggagggtttgtgcaaggaAGCAAAAAGTCATCGAAaagtggaagatcacaaaagttgtcgggccacacaattgtgctgaccatgTGCTGACACTAAAGCATCGGCAGTTGACATCTACCCTCATTGCCAAGCGGCtgatgggaatattgaaggGAGAACCCAACATGAAGGTTAGGACAATTATCAGGACCGTTGAGGCATTGTATGGAGGTTATgtgataacttatggtaaagcttggagggctaagcaaCGAGCGTGGAAGATGATATATGGGGACTGGGAGGATGGGTATGAGCAGCTGCCAGTACTTTTCAATGCAATCAAAGTGgtgaatccaggcatgcattatgagtacatcccaaaaccaaatgcatag
- the LOC101756002 gene encoding probable auxin efflux carrier component 5c: MIAWGDVYKVVAAMAPLYFALGLGYGSVRWCRLFTPEQCGAINTLVAHFSMPFFTFDFLARANPYAMDRRVLAADAASKALTIAAVACWWWWARCCRCGAGGAKDAGARSSWCVTGFSLAAFNNTLVVGVPLLDAMYGAWARDLVVQLAVVQALVWVPLLLLGFELRKAWVVRNGIASAAAGDGQAAAGGGRVEPAVSSQAKKASSPPPAAEKGDVEMNAAAEPDAPPPAGMIRRLWPIVRTVGLKLAGNPNVYASVLGVVWACIAFRWDLRMPGVVSESLQVMSRTGTGMSMFSMGLFMAQQEKIVACGAGLAALGMALRFVAGPLATLAGAAAFGLRSDVMRFAIIQDQVSVKNASVLFAPHEAMAG; encoded by the exons ATGATCGCGTGGGGCGACGTGTacaaggtggtggcggcgatggcgccgctCTACTTCGCGCTGGGGCTCGGTTACGGCTCGGTGCGGTGGTGTCGGCTCTTCACGCCGGAGCAGTGCGGCGCCATCAACACGCTGGTGGCCCACTTCTCGATGCCCTTCTTCACCTTCGACTTCCTGGCGCGCGCCAACCCCTACGCCATGGACCGccgcgtcctcgccgccgacgccgcctccaAGGCGCTCACCATCGCCGCCGTggcgtgctggtggtggtgggcgcgctgctgccgctgcggcgccggcggcgcaaAGGACGCCGGCGCGCGGTCGTCGTGGTGCGTCACGGGGTTCTCCCTCGCCGCGTTCAACAACACGCTCGTCGTCGGCGTGCCGCTGCTCGACGCCATGTACGGCGCCTGGGCGCGGGACCTCGTCGTGCAGCTCGCCGTCGTGCAGGCGCTCGTGTGGgtcccgctgctgctgctcggcttcGAGCTGCGGAAGGCCTGGGTCGTGCGCAATGGCATCGCGTCCGCAGCGGCCGGCGATGGCCAGGCCGCTGCTGGTGGAGGCCGCGTCGAGCCGGCCGTGTCGTCGCAGGCAAAGAAggcatcgtcgccgccgccggccgcggagAAGGGCGACGTCGAGATGAACGCGGCGGCGGAACCagacgcgccgccgcctgccgggATGATCCGACGGCTCTGGCCGATTGTGCGGACCGTGGGGCTGAAGCTGGCGGGGAACCCCAACGTGTACGCCAGCGTGCTCGGCGTGGTCTGGGCGTGCATCGCCTTCAG GTGGGACCTCAGGATGCCGGGTGTCGTGTCGGAGTCGTTGCAGGTGATGTCCAGGACCGGCACGGGGATGAGCATGTTCAGCATGGGTCTGTTCATGGCGCAGCAGGAGAAGATCGTCGCGTGCGGCGCGGGCCTGGCGGCGCTGGGGATGGCGCTGCGGTTCGTCGCCGGCCCGCTCGCCAcgctggccggcgccgccgcgttcgGGCTCCGCAGCGACGTGATGCGCTTCGCCATCATACAG GACCAGGTGTCTGTGAAAAATGCCTCTGTACTTTTTGCTCCTCACGAAGCTATGGCAGGCTGA